A genomic window from Candidatus Nitrosoglobus terrae includes:
- the ubiK gene encoding ubiquinone biosynthesis accessory factor UbiK, with protein sequence MIEPKILDDLARKLADSVPRGLQDFQRDVEKNFRATLNSAFARLDLVTREEFDVQQAVLARTRMKLEALETQVVELEVQAGLRKESQKPLEEQT encoded by the coding sequence GTGATAGAACCCAAGATTTTAGATGATTTAGCCCGTAAGTTGGCAGATTCTGTTCCCAGAGGGTTACAGGATTTTCAAAGAGATGTAGAGAAGAATTTTCGTGCGACTTTAAACAGCGCCTTTGCTAGGCTTGATTTGGTTACACGAGAGGAGTTTGATGTTCAACAAGCGGTATTAGCCCGTACGCGGATGAAGCTAGAGGCACTTGAGACTCAGGTTGTTGAGCTTGAAGTGCAAGCAGGTTTGAGAAAAGAATCCCAAAAGCCATTAGAGGAACAAACGTAA